The Daucus carota subsp. sativus chromosome 7, DH1 v3.0, whole genome shotgun sequence genome window below encodes:
- the LOC108195100 gene encoding F-box protein CPR1 yields MSLPNELIDEILCRVPVKYLIRCRCVLKEWCSIIDSNAFIEKHSKRTSECNLDRGVVISGDGIGKVFLTDVEALRDENVDVIELDDGFVSGAEFVGVSNGLICLCMENKSEFVVCNPSTRKYRKLPRVPRMFGKEFEGVEVPLYGFGYDRVNDDYKVVKIGECGALQWMTIKYPRTCCGIVFGIDLGLEQYKEDLFPDVHGTFVCLVYVGESLCITDNYSESHTDVWLMNTHGEGNPWYKAFTVEQPGPFGTLSLLDLLLFRTTRRMYF; encoded by the exons ATGTCGTTACCCAATGAATTAATTGATGAAATACTCTGTCGTGTTCCTGTTAAGTATCTTATTCGTTGTCGTTGTGTGTTGAAAGAATGGTGTTCGATTATCGATAGCAATGCGTTTATTGAAAAACATAGTAAGAGGACTAGTGAATGTAATCTTGATAGGGGTGTCGTAATTAGCGGGGATGGGATTGGGAAGGTTTTCTTGACTGATGTGGAGGCTTTGCGTGATGAAAATGTGGATGTTATTGAATTGGACGATGGTTTTGTCTCGGGTGCGGAATTTGTGGGTGTTTCTAATGGACTAATTTGTTTGTGTATGGAGAATAAGAGTGAGTTTGTGGTGTGTAATCCGTCGACGAGGAAGTATAGGAAGTTACCGAGGGTGCCTAGAATGTTTGGGAAGGAGTTTGAGGGGGTTGAGGTTCCGTTGTACGGGTTTGGGTATGATCGTGTTAATGATGATTATAAGGTTGTCAAGATTGGGGAGT GTGGAGCTCTGCAGTGGATGACGATTAAGTATCCTAGAACTTGTTGTGGGATTGTATTTGGTATTGATCTTGGGCTTGAGCAATATAAGGAGGACCTTTTTCCTGATGTTCATGGGACCTTTGTCTGTTTGGTTTATGTCGGAGAATCGCTTTGCATAACGGATAACTACAGTGAGTCTCATACAGATGTGTGGCTGATGAATACTCATGGGGAGGGAAATCCTTGGTATAAAGCATTTACAGTGGAGCAACCTGGACCATTTGGAACTTTAAGTTTATTAGACCTGTTGCTTTTTCGAACAACAAGAAGGATGTACTTCTAG